Sequence from the Strix aluco isolate bStrAlu1 chromosome 16, bStrAlu1.hap1, whole genome shotgun sequence genome:
TTTGGGAAATGTGAGTACGCTCTTATAAAGGCACATACACATCTCTGGAGGCACAGGGCTGCAAAAAGAGCCtggaaacaaaagggaaaaacatcCAATGGCTTGTGATAAAcaaaatatgcttttcttttggttttatttctgtaagaagACAAAATACAGGGTTCTGCTGCTACTGAAAatgtgttatttctttttttccttcttgaaagaTTAGAGGATAGGCACTTATCATCCCACACAAGAGCCCTTCCCTTTCCGTGTGTGTAAATGAACTTTTATTTGGTACatgccatttttttttgtctgaaaaaaccTGAACAGCTTTCTCCTGGGCATCCTCTAGATATACTAGTAGCTGTCTGGGACGGATGTTTTCATGGGCACTTTAAATCTTCTCCCTGAAGGCTCAGCTCTCAGACACTTATCGTAGAATGGGGTTTATTCCATGGTGTTGTGCAGCTGATGGATTAACTCACATGATACCTCCCTGTGTATTCAAGGCATATTACACTGACTCACAGCAAACTCCAGCACAGACGTCATCTCACACAGCCAACCTCTGAGCCGTGTTCCAGGACTGTGTGGTGGCGGGATAACAACTACAAACAACTTCCAACTAACCGGCAATATGATTTGAATTGTTCATCttgtacattttaaagaaatactatCTTTGCTGGCAGGAATTCCTGCCTACTTTAGTTATAGTGGTGTTATTTATACAGCCATGTCTTCTGTGTGGCATGTGAACTGTACCAGACAAGGACCAAGGTCATTTGTTCTGCTGCTTATAAAACCTTGTGCTTTAATTCAGGAGAGAACATGGTTTCCCTGATGACTGGTCTGTGGCAGCTAATTATTCCCATGATTGTCCTATCACACTTCTCAGCATCTCTGCCATCCCGGGAGAGGTAAGCATTTCTTGTGCCTCTGCTTCCTTTTTCACTGTGGCTTTTTGTTCGAAGAGCCTGCTAGCTATAAAGTCAGCCTTTTATCTATCTTTCTTCCAGAACTTGCATCTGCTTGGCTGTTGgaattttttcttccctaaattgATTTAGCTAAATGAGTGCAAATGttgtaaacattttttctcaCTTAAGAATGGAAACACTGATTTTACTTAATCCAGGAGAAAAATCAGGACCCCAAACAGATCAAACTACAGTAAAAAAACCACTCTTGAGTCTGTTTTCCTGCTAGGTCCTTATACAGGCTGATAGAGGTGGAAGTTTCTAATAGCCTAGTGAGGAAGTTTTCCTCTGTGATGGTTAAcaaagatatttcttttaaaCTCCTAtaagattttccctttttttgtgaaACTTTGCCAAATTGGCACAAATTCTTGCCCATCTTTGTTTGGGACCCTCTTTCCTTGAGGGAGCAGTTTTAAATGCCTGTTCTTCTCTGGTCTTAAAACCAtgccttttctcttctgcttcccaggactGAGAGACATGCTGATGGGCTCTTCCACAGTGAGCTCAGCAAGATGAATGGCAACGCCTATGTGCAGCAGCTAGTCAAACACCTGGTGGGCCTCAAGGAGAGGTAAGGACCAGCCAAAACCACCCTCCTGGTGCATGGAAGTCTCCAGTGGGAGGTGAGAGCCCAGTAATAAGGGGATGCCCATGGGGCTGAGCTGTTTCCAGCTCCAGAGCCAGGCTGAGCACTGGCCTCATCCAGAAGATGCCCAAGATGAAAGGAGAcagaagaggagaaggggagTGATAcagggctcctggggggggggggggggggagagaaattTCTGTGTCTTGTGATAAGTCCCACAGCTGGAAGGAGCAGCTGTTGTACTGTATTTTCCCTGACACAGGTCCCAGAGGCACTCAGATGGACTGTTTACCAGTGAATACAGCAAGATGAGAGGAAATGCTCAGGTTCAGAAATTCATTCAAAATCTCATGGGCCGCAAGCGCAGGTAAGAGCTCTGCTTCCTGGGGAATGGGAAGGCAGCTTGGGCCatgcaggctgcagggaggcaggTCTCTGCTCCAGGGAAAGGGGGGTGGCATGGCCAGTGGTTTGGAAAACTCGAGAAAagggcaggcaggctggggctgggactgggaCTGGGACTCCTCCTGCCAGGCTGCGCCTGGAGCTGCTGTGCAATAGCAGAGATACCCACCAGCCTGTCTTGCCTGTCACAGCCGGCAAAGCGGGACACAAACCTCCTCACTGAGGCCATTTCTAAGCATAAAACATTATCTATTGCATATGCATATCAATCTTAATC
This genomic interval carries:
- the SCT gene encoding secretin, translating into MVSLMTGLWQLIIPMIVLSHFSASLPSRERTERHADGLFHSELSKMNGNAYVQQLVKHLVGLKERSQRHSDGLFTSEYSKMRGNAQVQKFIQNLMGRKRSSPGPANADVQGREEENSHEELCFMWLYQSFLNTSHSDSDAREAAAITSRYVCPISKQLVADMKEDTDSFD